The genomic DNA CGGCGGATCTTCTGGCCCGCCACCGAGCTCATGGCGACGATGTGGCCGTGGCCCTGGGACTTCAGCTGCTCACCGAGCAGCACGCCGAAGGAGACGTACGCGGTGTAGTTGATCTCGGAGGAGACGACGGCCATCTTGTGGTCCTGCCAGATCTTCTCCTGGTCGCCCATCACGCCGAAGGCGACGATGGCGACGTCGATGTCACCGAAGGACGCGGCCTTCTCGATGACGGCCGGGTGCGAATCGGTGTCCAGGGCGTCGAACTCGACGAGCTCGACCGCGCTGGCGCCGGCGGACCGGACCTCCTCTGCGGCGGCGTCGAGGTGGTCCTCCTTAATACGGCCGGCCAGGATGACGCGGGCGGCGCCGCGGGAGAGGAACTCCTTGACGATGCCGAGGCCGATCTCCGACGAACCGCCGAGAAGGAGGATGTTCTGTGCCTGTCCTACTGCGTTAAGCATTTTCCGTGTTTCTCCTTTAGTGCAGTTCCAGTCGACGGGACATGTCGGAGGCGAAGACGCCGGTCGGGTCGATCTCGTTGCGGGTCTTCAGCCAGCCTTCCATGCCCGGGTACATGGTGTGGAAGTTCTCGGCGGAGGTGCGGGACTCCTTGGCCAGGTACAGACGGCCGCCGAACTCCATGACGCGCTTGTCCAGCTCGTCGAGGAAGGCGTGCAGGCCCTTGCGGATCGGGAAGTCGACGCAGACGTTCCAGCCCTTCATCGGGTAGGACAGCGGCGCCTTGTTGCCCTCGCCGAAGAGCTTGAACACGTTCAGCGCCGAGTAGTGGCCGGAGGCCTGGATGTCGCGGATGATGTCCTTGAACGGCTCGACGGCCTCGGTCGGGACGACGAACTGGTACTGCAGGAAGCCGGCTGGGCCGTAGCCGCGGTTCCACTCGCCGATCATGTCGAGCGGCTGGTAGAACTGGGTGAGGTTCTTGATGTCGTTCTTCGAGTCCGCGCCCATCGCGTAGTACAGCTCACCGATGGCCATCAGGGTGTATTTGTTGATCGTGAACGACGGGAAGATGTCCGGCACCGTCATCAGCTGCGGGGCGGAGAACTTCAGCGGGTCCTTGGCCAGCTTCGGGGCGAACTCCTCCAGCTGGGCCAGGGTGGCCATGGAACCACGGGAAATGGTGGCGCGGCCCAGGTGCGGCTCCGGGCGGATCGCGTCGAACCAGGCGGAGGAGTACTCGTAGTTCTCCTCGGCGCCGTTGGAGTGCTCGGCGACGGTCTCGTCGAGGTTGTTGGTGCGCACCGTGTCGGAGATGAAGTAGGCCGTCTCGACCTTCGTCATCTTGATGACCGCGCGCAGGATGATGCCGGTCAGGCCCATGCCGCCGACGGTGGCCCAGAACAGCTCGCCCGAGGGGTCGTCCGTGGAACCGTTCGGCTCCAGGTGCAGGACGCGGCCGTCGGCGACGAGCAGCTCCATGGAGACGACGTGGTTGCCGAAGGAGCCGGCGGTGTGGTGGTTCTTGCCGTGGATGTCCGGCCCGATGGCGCCGCCGATGGTGACCTGGCGGGTGCCCGGCAGGACCGGAACCCACAGGCCGTAGGGGACGGCCGCGCGCATGAGCTGATCGAGGGTGACGCCGCCGTCGACGTCGACCAGTGCGGTGTCCGGGTCAATGGAGTGGATGCGGTTGAGCGGCTGCATGTCGATGACGAGGCCGCCGCCGTTCTGGGCCGGGTCGCCGTAGGAGCGGCCCATGCCCCGGGCGATGACGCCGCGGCGCTTCGACTCGGGCAGTGTGGAGTTCTGGTCCGCCACCCGGGCGACGGCGGCCTTGATGGCGTCCACGTCGGCTGTGGCCAGCACCTGTGCGGAGGAAGGCGCGGTGCGTCCCCAGCCGGTCAGTGATTTCTCAGTTGTGTGAAGTTCCATCATCCGATTTCTCTGTTGGTTGCGTGCGCTCGACCGAGGTTAATCGGTCGACGGAGTCCTGAAAAAGCATACTCCGAGTGTCACTGATCATACGTAACTAACGCTGTGATTGTTATCGCTTCTTATGTGTGAATCCCCCGCCCGCTGATAACGGGGCGGTTTCCCTATGGTCAACATATGATCCGGCGGCCGATCTTTCCTTTTGTCTGAACAACAGATGAGAGACAATTGAAGTCAGTCAAGCAGGCCACCGCTTGATCGACACCTAAAGCTCTCAATCGGAGAAAGGAGTAGAAGCCATGTTGTCATCTCTCTTGCTGACCGTCTTCGTCGGCCTCGGGACCATTCTGTACAACGTGCTGGTGTTCCTCATCGGCCTCTTCTAGGATGGCGCACCGCCCCCGACCCGTCGCCCGCTTCGCGACGGGTCACCTTTGTGTCTGAGGTCCGACACCCTGTCTTCTAATACAGGTCCATGATGTCACGAATCTCAGTGGGCAGCTCCTGCTCCGTGGTGATCGTCGCTCCACCCGACTCCTGGTGTTCACGCAAAAGCTCGTAGACGCGGGTGCGGTCCACCGAGTCCAGCAGCGGCAGCTCCTGCGCCATGAGCCGCACCATGAAGTCGCTCAGGGGAGCGGTGGTGAACTGGGCGGCCATGTGGGTTCCGTGCCGGACGTCCTCGGGGTCCTGTTCTTTTCTGCGCATGCCTCCCAGGCTAGTCCAGTGCCCGTTAGACTCCTGGGCATGGCCACGTCAGATACCGATTACTACGCCCTCGACGACACTCTCGCTGGTCGGCTCGCCCAGGCCGGACTTGCCGGCGCGATGATCGCCGTGCCCGATGTCATCCCGGTCGGCCGCGGCCGTCGCACACTGGCGCGCCTGGGGGTCGCCGCCGTCGGCGTCACCGCGGCCGCCCTCGCCAACTACGTCGACGAGGACCCGGACAACGATGATCCGGCGCGCCTCGTCGCGGAAATGGGCGCCGACAGCGTCGCCCGGACGTGGGCGCTGCTCGGAGCCGGCGGCGCCGCCTGGGCATTGGCCGCCCGCGGCGCCTCCTCCGCGGCCGGGCTGCTGCGGGCGGGCGGCGTCGAGAAGCCCTACCTGCTCCTCGGCACCCTCGCGTCCGCCGGCGTCTTCGCCGTTTCCCAGCGCCAGCACCACGACACCGACCGCCGGAGCACCCATGTCTGAGTCCCGCCCGATCCTCGCCGTCACTGACCGCCGACCCGAACACACGGTCATCTGGCACGTCCAGACCGACCCCGGCGCCGCCGCCGTCCTTTCGGGAGCCTGGCTTGCCGACGCCGAGCAGACCGAGACCCTGCTCACCGGCGCCGTCGAGCTCCCGGTCGGCAGTGACGCCCTGACCCGCATCCATGAGGCCATCGTCGCCGACCTCACCCGGTTGCGCGCGGCGGCCAAGGCCGCCAAGGAAGCCAAGCCCTCTCTGACCGTGCCCCGCTTCGAGGCCCCCGAGACCCCGGACCCCGCGTCGCTGCTGGACAGCTACCACGGTGAGGAGGGTGCCGGGGAGGCATGGGCCCACGCCGTGGCCACCGCCCAGCTCGTCGACGCCTGGCGCGCCATCGAATCCCAGCGCCGCTCCCGCGCCTACCTCGTCGAGGAATTCGGCGCCGAGCAGCGGCCGCTGCCGCTGGGATAAGGCCCGCGCCGGGAATCCGGAAATCGTTACGCTGGGGCCCATGAGTTCCGGACGCCGCGACAGCGATGCGAGTCACACGGCTGAGGTCACCGACCTCGACGCCGTGCGGGCGCGGCGTGCCGCCACCCGGGCCTCGGCTCCGGAACCCCCCGCCCGGCATCCCCGCACCGTGATCCTCCACGTCAGCCACGTGCGCTCAGACGCGGAGGCGCACCGCCAGATCGGCGTCGACGATTCCCTCACGCTCAAGGATCTCTGCGCCGTCCTCGCCACCGCCTTCCGCCTCCCGCACCACGCCCCCTGGACCCTGCACGGCGAGAACCACCGGCTGCCCAGCGACAAGACCATCGCCGAGGTCCTCGGCCGCACCGGCTCCCGCATCGGCGTCCACTGGGGGCTGTGGCAGTTCCTCGTCGAGACCGTCGACTCCTGGCCCCGCGACGCCGGCACCCCCTGGGCGTTGTGCATCGGCGGCTCCGGCGACTTCGCCGAGCAGCCCTTCGACATCACCGAGATCAACCGGGAACTCACCGGCGACACCGCCGCCGACGCCATCCTCGCCACCACCCGGGCCGAGGTGAGCGACCTCATCGAACGCGCGCAGATCCACGACTTCATCCCGCTGCTGCAGGCCCTCGACCTGGCCCGTGACACCGGCCTGTCCCGGTCGGTCCGCGACACGCTCGCGCAACTTCCGGTGGAGGAGGACCCCGCCGGCCGCGACGCCTTCTGGGTCTGCGCCCTCGCCCTGGGTTCGCTGGCCGATGAGGCCCTCGCCCACGACATCCTCGAGGGCACCATGCAGGCTCTGGGCTGGGTCAACGATGACGGCACGGCCCTGTCCGGCCACGACGTCCGTGAGCTCTGCCTGGCCTCACTGCGGATCCTGGCCAGCGTCGGCGGCTACGGCGAGGAGGCGCTCCCGGCATTGGATCGACTGGACATTTACCGTCAGCTACTCGGTTCCGGCGGGGCCGCGGGGTAGGCTGGGCCGCTGTGACCGTTCACAACGCAGCCAAGGCCGACCGCGACCACTCCCTGAAACGACAGCTCACCAGCTTCATCGGAATCGGGATGTTCACCGCGCTCATCGACTGGGGCACCACCATGGCGCTGCAGTTTTTCGGCGTCCAGCGCGAACTGGCGAAGGTCGTCGGCTGGGTGTTCGGCACCCTGGCCGCCTACATGCTCAACTCGAAATACACGTTCAAGGCGAAGATCACCCCGAAGAAGGCCGTCGCCGTCTTCGTGCTCTACGCCAGCACCCTCGGCATCCAGGTCTTCCTCTACTGGGCGACCGACGCCCCCCTGCAGGCCCTCGGCCTCGGAGGAGTGGTCAAGGACACCATAGCCTTCGTCATCGCCCAGGGTGTGGCGACCGTCACGAACTTCGTGCTCCAGCGCACCGTCGTATTCAAGGATCGCAAGCCCACCCGAATCATCGAGGACGTGCGGCCGAGCTAGTCGGGGCCACTCGCAGCCTGTCCCGGACCCCCGCGCCGTAGAGCAGCCAACCGCCGTAGACGACCAGGACCACAGCGCCCGCGACCACATGCACCACCCCGTCCGTCGGTCTCGCCAGCGCGGCCACGGCGTTGTAGAGGACATGCGCCACGATGACGGCGTGCAGGTTCCCGGTAGCCATCACCACCAGGGTGAAGATCAGCCCGACGACCGTGGCGTTGACGATCTGCAGCGCCGTGTCCTCCGCGCCCTGCCCGATGAGGAGGCTGAATGCATGCCCGACGCCGAAGGTCAGCGCGCTGACCATTACGGCCCAGACCGGCCGGTTCTTCTGCAGCAGCGCCTGCAGCAGCATCCCGCGGAACAGTACCTCCTCGAGGAACCCCACGAACAGGGCGTGGGCGAGGACGGCACCCACCACAGGGGCCGCCAGATCGGTGCGGAACCCGAAGGCGAGCGGCAGGGCCACCAGGAGAAGAAGCGGGAGGTGGAACCACACCCGCCGGGCGGGAACGTCGGCGGGGACGCCCAGCCCGATCCGCTTCCCGATGCCGGTGCGCCACAGGTAGAGGGCCAGGACGACGGCCAGGGCACCCAGTGGCGGCGCCGCCGACGCCTGGACGGACCACCCCAGGGCGAGTCCGATGTTGACCGCGGCCACGGAGAGGAGCAGGTAGAAGGTGAGCCAGAGAAAGAAGTGCCGGAGCTGATCACGTGCGAATAAGCGACTCATGCGCTCATCACTGCCTTAGGTCAGGTGTGCATCTGGCCTCCAGCCTACGGCACTAGGGCCGTCGGAAATCCTCGTTGGCGCCCCTTTTCAGGAGACGCAGCCAGCGCAGGAACTCCCGCGGATTCCTCCGCTGGACCAGGAAGAACCAGCCGAAGCGCGGGATCTCCTGCAGCGCCAGCTTCCGGTTGCCCGGCTGTGACAGCAGGTAGCCACGGTTGCGGTAGGTG from Corynebacterium guangdongense includes the following:
- a CDS encoding decaprenylphospho-beta-D-erythro-pentofuranosid-2-ulose 2-reductase translates to MLNAVGQAQNILLLGGSSEIGLGIVKEFLSRGAARVILAGRIKEDHLDAAAEEVRSAGASAVELVEFDALDTDSHPAVIEKAASFGDIDVAIVAFGVMGDQEKIWQDHKMAVVSSEINYTAYVSFGVLLGEQLKSQGHGHIVAMSSVAGQKIRRSNFTYGSAKAGVDGFYTQLGVALEDHGVNVLVVRPGQVRTKLSAHVKEAPFTVDVPEVGEAVVDAVVKRKKYLYVHPIFELVTLVLQHIPAPIMKRLPI
- a CDS encoding GtrA family protein, which translates into the protein MTVHNAAKADRDHSLKRQLTSFIGIGMFTALIDWGTTMALQFFGVQRELAKVVGWVFGTLAAYMLNSKYTFKAKITPKKAVAVFVLYASTLGIQVFLYWATDAPLQALGLGGVVKDTIAFVIAQGVATVTNFVLQRTVVFKDRKPTRIIEDVRPS
- a CDS encoding FAD-binding oxidoreductase codes for the protein MELHTTEKSLTGWGRTAPSSAQVLATADVDAIKAAVARVADQNSTLPESKRRGVIARGMGRSYGDPAQNGGGLVIDMQPLNRIHSIDPDTALVDVDGGVTLDQLMRAAVPYGLWVPVLPGTRQVTIGGAIGPDIHGKNHHTAGSFGNHVVSMELLVADGRVLHLEPNGSTDDPSGELFWATVGGMGLTGIILRAVIKMTKVETAYFISDTVRTNNLDETVAEHSNGAEENYEYSSAWFDAIRPEPHLGRATISRGSMATLAQLEEFAPKLAKDPLKFSAPQLMTVPDIFPSFTINKYTLMAIGELYYAMGADSKNDIKNLTQFYQPLDMIGEWNRGYGPAGFLQYQFVVPTEAVEPFKDIIRDIQASGHYSALNVFKLFGEGNKAPLSYPMKGWNVCVDFPIRKGLHAFLDELDKRVMEFGGRLYLAKESRTSAENFHTMYPGMEGWLKTRNEIDPTGVFASDMSRRLELH
- a CDS encoding CPBP family intramembrane glutamic endopeptidase yields the protein MSRLFARDQLRHFFLWLTFYLLLSVAAVNIGLALGWSVQASAAPPLGALAVVLALYLWRTGIGKRIGLGVPADVPARRVWFHLPLLLLVALPLAFGFRTDLAAPVVGAVLAHALFVGFLEEVLFRGMLLQALLQKNRPVWAVMVSALTFGVGHAFSLLIGQGAEDTALQIVNATVVGLIFTLVVMATGNLHAVIVAHVLYNAVAALARPTDGVVHVVAGAVVLVVYGGWLLYGAGVRDRLRVAPTSSAARPR